In Propionicimonas paludicola, a single window of DNA contains:
- a CDS encoding multifunctional oxoglutarate decarboxylase/oxoglutarate dehydrogenase thiamine pyrophosphate-binding subunit/dihydrolipoyllysine-residue succinyltransferase subunit gives MTQAPRKSAPSATGDEFGANDWLIEELRDQYRANPTSVEPAWAAFFAAEGPTSSAAAAPASPVVEQASPAPSRPLTAEPTPEATGHTSPEGPGSGRGVSADRPRSPQPVAKTATESTKTPLRGAPARTAANMDVSLTVPTATSVRDVPMKLVIDQREMINSHLSRSTGGKVSFTHLIGWAMVQALKAFPEMNNSYELIESKPFLVTPATINLGLAIDSKRPDGTRQLLVPNIKHCEDLDFAGFWAAYERLVAKAREGALGVDDFAGTTASLTNPGGLGTNHSVPRLMSGQGVILGVGSIDYPPEFQGASAARINQLAVSKVTTLTSTYDHRVIQGAQSGEFLKRIHELLIGKHDFYDEIFDSLRVPYTPIRWASDISDEKLGSIPRSARVFSLISAYRNLGHYMADIDPLEYRQRTHPELTLEFHGLTLWDLDREFPVGGFGGLTGQVIPLREILVRLRDSYCRTVGLEYMHISDNTQRTWIQERFERPFQAWPKEEHLRILDRLNEAEVFETFLQTKFVGQKRFSLEGGESAIVFLDELCERAADDNVEEVVIGMPHRGRLNVLANIVGKSYAQIFREFQGNYDPRLQTGSGDVKYHLGAEGEFTAASGKVIKTSVAANPSHLEAVNPVVEGIVRAKIDRIGKRPDWPVMAVLLHGDASFSGQGVVYETLQMSQLRAFKTGGTIHLVVNNQVGFTTAPMDSRSSVYSTDVAKGFQIPVFHVNGDDPEAVARVAQVAFDYRQRFGRDVVVDLVCYRRRGHNEGDDPSFTQPQMYDLIEQKRSVRKLYTEALIGRGDITTDDADQVLARFRERLEGVFKEVREAATTPAEEPKTPYYPAKLGKDQGTAITSEQMEAIAAAHLRFPEGFTVHPKVLPQLERRAEAIRTGPIDWATAELLALGSLVMEGRPVRLVGQDTRRGTFSQRFAAVVDRVTAETYVPLKHLSEQQGAFHIFDSLLSEYAGMGFEYGYSVAAPDAMVLWEAQFGDFANGAQTIADEFIAAGNAKWTQKSGVVLLLPHGYEGQGPDHSSARIERWLTLCSEGALAVCHPSTPASYFHLLRTHAYVNWHRPVVVATPKSMLRHKMAVSPVEEFTQGKWRPAQGDPTITDPSKVRRVLLCSGKIRWELIAARERAGLDEQVAILSLERLYPLPTAELAAELAKYPQVSDIRWVQDEPENQGAWWFLQLHLPQAIADVIPGYQLKLQGVTRPAASAPSVGSVKAHQAQEAELLDRALTE, from the coding sequence GTGACTCAAGCGCCGCGAAAGTCCGCGCCGTCCGCCACGGGCGATGAATTCGGGGCCAACGATTGGCTGATCGAGGAGTTGCGCGATCAGTACCGAGCCAATCCCACCTCCGTCGAACCGGCCTGGGCGGCCTTCTTCGCCGCCGAGGGCCCGACCAGCTCGGCCGCGGCGGCACCGGCCAGCCCGGTCGTCGAGCAGGCCAGCCCGGCTCCCAGCCGTCCGCTGACCGCCGAACCGACGCCGGAGGCGACCGGCCACACCAGCCCTGAAGGCCCCGGCTCAGGTCGCGGCGTGTCGGCTGACCGCCCGCGCAGCCCGCAGCCGGTCGCCAAGACCGCCACCGAGTCGACCAAGACTCCGCTGCGCGGCGCCCCGGCCCGGACTGCGGCCAACATGGACGTGTCGCTGACCGTGCCGACCGCCACCAGCGTCCGTGACGTGCCCATGAAGCTGGTGATCGACCAGCGGGAGATGATCAACTCCCACCTGTCCCGCAGCACCGGAGGCAAGGTCTCCTTCACCCACCTGATCGGCTGGGCCATGGTGCAGGCGCTGAAGGCGTTCCCGGAGATGAACAACTCCTACGAGCTGATCGAGTCCAAGCCGTTCCTGGTCACCCCGGCGACGATCAACCTAGGCCTGGCCATCGACTCCAAGCGTCCCGATGGCACCCGGCAGCTGCTCGTCCCCAACATCAAGCACTGCGAGGACCTGGACTTCGCCGGGTTCTGGGCCGCCTACGAGCGGCTGGTCGCCAAGGCCCGCGAGGGCGCACTCGGCGTGGACGACTTCGCCGGCACCACCGCCTCGCTGACCAACCCCGGCGGTCTGGGCACCAACCACTCGGTGCCGCGACTGATGTCCGGACAAGGCGTGATCCTGGGAGTCGGCTCGATCGACTACCCGCCGGAGTTCCAGGGCGCCAGCGCGGCCCGGATCAACCAGCTGGCCGTGTCGAAGGTGACCACGCTCACCTCGACCTATGACCATCGGGTGATCCAGGGCGCTCAGTCCGGGGAGTTCCTCAAGCGGATCCACGAGCTGCTGATCGGCAAGCACGACTTCTACGACGAGATCTTCGACTCGCTGCGGGTCCCCTACACCCCGATCCGCTGGGCCAGCGACATCAGCGACGAGAAGCTGGGCTCGATCCCACGCAGCGCTCGGGTCTTCTCGCTGATCTCGGCCTACCGCAACCTCGGCCACTACATGGCCGACATCGATCCGCTGGAGTACCGGCAGCGGACCCACCCCGAGCTGACCTTGGAGTTCCACGGGCTCACCCTCTGGGATCTGGATCGCGAGTTCCCGGTGGGCGGCTTCGGCGGACTCACCGGCCAGGTGATCCCGCTGCGCGAGATTCTGGTCCGACTGCGCGACTCCTACTGCCGCACCGTCGGCCTCGAGTACATGCACATCTCCGACAACACCCAGCGCACCTGGATCCAGGAGCGGTTCGAGCGGCCCTTCCAGGCCTGGCCGAAGGAGGAGCACCTGCGCATCCTCGACCGGCTGAACGAGGCCGAGGTGTTCGAAACTTTCCTGCAGACCAAGTTCGTGGGCCAGAAGCGGTTCTCCCTCGAAGGCGGCGAGTCGGCCATCGTGTTCCTCGACGAACTCTGCGAGCGGGCCGCTGACGACAACGTCGAAGAGGTCGTCATCGGGATGCCGCACCGCGGCCGGCTGAACGTGCTGGCCAACATCGTCGGCAAGTCCTACGCGCAGATCTTCCGCGAGTTCCAGGGCAACTACGATCCCCGGCTGCAGACCGGCAGCGGCGACGTGAAGTACCACCTGGGCGCTGAGGGCGAGTTCACCGCAGCCAGCGGCAAGGTGATCAAGACCTCTGTGGCCGCGAACCCGTCCCATCTGGAGGCGGTGAACCCGGTGGTCGAGGGCATCGTCCGGGCCAAGATCGATCGGATCGGCAAGCGTCCGGACTGGCCGGTGATGGCCGTCCTGCTGCACGGCGACGCGTCCTTCTCCGGACAGGGCGTGGTCTACGAGACCCTGCAGATGAGCCAGCTGCGCGCCTTCAAGACCGGCGGCACGATCCACCTGGTGGTCAACAACCAGGTCGGATTCACCACGGCACCCATGGACTCCCGGTCCAGCGTCTACTCCACCGACGTGGCCAAGGGCTTCCAGATCCCGGTCTTCCACGTCAACGGGGACGATCCCGAGGCCGTCGCCCGGGTGGCCCAGGTCGCCTTCGACTACCGCCAGCGGTTCGGACGCGATGTCGTGGTCGACCTGGTCTGCTACCGCCGCCGCGGCCACAACGAGGGCGACGACCCGAGCTTCACCCAGCCCCAGATGTACGACCTGATCGAGCAGAAGCGCAGCGTCCGCAAGCTCTACACCGAGGCGCTGATCGGCCGTGGCGACATCACCACCGACGATGCCGACCAGGTCTTGGCCCGGTTCCGCGAGCGGCTCGAGGGTGTCTTCAAGGAGGTCCGCGAGGCGGCCACCACTCCAGCCGAGGAGCCGAAGACCCCGTACTACCCGGCCAAGCTGGGCAAGGATCAGGGCACCGCGATCACCTCCGAGCAGATGGAGGCGATCGCCGCCGCCCACCTGCGCTTCCCCGAGGGCTTCACCGTGCACCCCAAGGTGCTGCCGCAGCTGGAGCGCCGGGCCGAGGCCATTCGGACCGGCCCGATCGACTGGGCCACGGCCGAGTTGCTCGCTCTGGGCTCGCTGGTGATGGAGGGACGTCCGGTCCGACTGGTCGGCCAGGACACCCGGCGGGGCACCTTCAGCCAGCGCTTCGCCGCGGTGGTGGATCGGGTGACCGCCGAGACCTACGTGCCGCTGAAGCACCTCAGCGAACAGCAGGGCGCCTTCCACATCTTCGACTCCCTGCTCAGCGAGTACGCCGGGATGGGCTTCGAGTACGGCTACTCGGTGGCCGCACCGGATGCCATGGTGCTGTGGGAAGCGCAGTTCGGCGACTTCGCCAACGGTGCCCAGACCATCGCCGACGAGTTCATCGCGGCCGGCAACGCCAAGTGGACCCAGAAGTCCGGCGTGGTGCTGCTGCTCCCCCACGGCTACGAAGGCCAGGGCCCCGACCACTCGTCGGCCCGGATCGAGCGGTGGCTCACCTTGTGCTCCGAAGGCGCACTGGCGGTCTGCCACCCGTCCACCCCGGCCAGCTACTTCCACCTGCTGCGCACCCACGCCTACGTGAACTGGCACCGTCCGGTGGTGGTGGCCACTCCGAAGTCGATGCTGCGACACAAGATGGCCGTCTCGCCGGTGGAAGAGTTCACCCAGGGCAAGTGGCGTCCGGCTCAGGGCGACCCGACCATCACCGATCCCAGCAAGGTCCGCCGAGTCCTGCTCTGCTCGGGCAAGATCCGCTGGGAACTGATCGCCGCCCGGGAACGCGCCGGACTGGACGAGCAGGTGGCGATTCTGTCGCTGGAGCGGCTCTACCCGTTGCCGACCGCCGAACTGGCTGCCGAACTGGCCAAGTACCCTCAGGTCAGCGACATCCGGTGGGTTCAGGACGAGCCGGAGAACCAGGGCGCATGGTGGTTCCTGCAGCTGCATCTGCCGCAGGCCATCGCCGATGTCATCCCCGGCTACCAGCTGAAACTGCAGGGGGTGACCCGGCCGGCAGCGTCCGCGCCGTCGGTCGGATCGGTCAAGGCGCACCAGGCGCAGGAGGCCGAACTGCTCGATCGAGCCCTTACCGAGTAG
- the thrH gene encoding bifunctional phosphoserine phosphatase/homoserine phosphotransferase ThrH has product MKLACLDLEGVLVPEIWIRVAEATGIEELRLTTRDVSDYDVLMKHRITTLEQHGIGLSLIQQVIAEMGPMPGAAEFLDQLRSSFQVVILSDTFYEFAMPLMAQLGYPTLFCHRLLVENDRLVGYQLRQPDSKRAAVKAFHGLNFQVVASGDSYNDTAMLAEADAGILFRPPANVIAEFPQFPVTTEYTGLLEAFTSALS; this is encoded by the coding sequence ATGAAGTTGGCCTGCCTGGACCTGGAAGGGGTCCTTGTCCCCGAAATCTGGATCCGGGTGGCCGAAGCCACAGGCATCGAAGAACTGCGGCTGACAACGCGGGACGTGTCCGATTACGACGTGCTCATGAAGCACCGGATCACCACGCTCGAGCAGCACGGGATCGGGCTGTCGCTGATCCAGCAGGTGATCGCCGAGATGGGGCCGATGCCCGGGGCCGCGGAGTTCCTCGACCAGCTGCGCAGCAGCTTCCAGGTGGTCATCCTCTCCGACACCTTCTATGAGTTCGCCATGCCGCTGATGGCGCAACTGGGATACCCGACGCTGTTCTGCCATCGGCTGCTGGTGGAGAACGACCGGCTGGTCGGCTACCAGCTGCGCCAGCCCGACTCGAAGCGGGCTGCGGTCAAGGCCTTCCACGGGCTGAACTTCCAGGTGGTCGCCTCGGGTGATTCCTACAACGACACCGCCATGCTGGCCGAGGCCGATGCCGGGATCCTCTTCCGGCCGCCGGCCAATGTGATCGCCGAGTTCCCGCAGTTCCCGGTCACCACCGAGTACACCGGCTTGCTGGAAGCGTTCACGAGCGCGCTGAGCTGA
- the lysA gene encoding diaminopimelate decarboxylase produces the protein MTHMHVAGAIHADVASPAPVWLTRPDDVNELTTKLWSSNTKREEDGVISIAGVRVTDLAEQVGTPVYVLDEDDFRTRARTWREAFAGWTVYYASKAFISTVVARWLAEEGLSVDVASLGELTVALRGGVDPARIAHHGNNKSDAELRVSLTSGVGRIVVDSSDEITRLERLCAELGVTAKVMVRVTTGVEAHTHEYIATAHEDQKFGFSIGGGQALVALFRCQNSPHLDLVGVHSHIGSQIFDTNGFEVAARRTLKLFAQFREATGQELPELDLGGGFGIAYTKEDTPSSAADLAAGLREIVRHECAGYGLNVPRLSIEPGRALIGPAGTALYRVGTVKPVELGSGFSRRYLSVDGGMSDNIRPALYAAEYSAALANRVSDAEPVISRVVGVHCEGGDILVRNEFLPGDTGVGDLLAVPASGAYSRAMASNYNHTPRPPVVAVNHGRITTILRRETLDDLLALDAGLEKSES, from the coding sequence ATGACCCACATGCACGTTGCCGGCGCGATCCACGCCGACGTCGCCTCACCGGCCCCGGTGTGGCTGACGCGGCCTGACGACGTCAACGAGCTGACTACCAAGCTGTGGAGCAGCAACACCAAGCGCGAAGAAGACGGGGTCATTTCGATCGCCGGAGTACGGGTCACCGACCTGGCCGAACAGGTCGGGACGCCGGTCTACGTCCTCGACGAGGACGACTTCCGCACCCGCGCCCGGACCTGGCGGGAAGCCTTCGCCGGTTGGACGGTCTACTACGCCAGCAAGGCGTTCATTTCCACCGTGGTGGCCCGCTGGCTGGCCGAAGAAGGCCTCAGCGTCGACGTTGCGTCGCTGGGCGAACTGACCGTTGCTCTGCGCGGCGGCGTCGATCCGGCCCGGATCGCGCATCACGGCAACAACAAGTCCGATGCCGAGCTGCGGGTCTCGCTGACCAGCGGCGTCGGCCGGATCGTGGTGGATTCCTCCGACGAGATCACTCGGCTGGAGCGGCTGTGCGCCGAACTCGGCGTCACTGCGAAGGTGATGGTCCGAGTCACCACCGGCGTCGAGGCGCACACCCACGAGTACATCGCCACCGCCCACGAGGATCAGAAGTTCGGCTTCTCGATCGGCGGCGGCCAGGCGCTGGTGGCGCTGTTCCGCTGCCAGAACAGTCCTCACCTGGACCTGGTCGGCGTGCACTCGCACATCGGCAGCCAGATCTTCGACACCAACGGCTTCGAAGTGGCTGCTCGGCGCACCCTGAAGCTGTTCGCCCAGTTCCGGGAGGCGACCGGCCAGGAGCTGCCCGAGCTGGATCTGGGTGGTGGCTTCGGCATCGCCTACACCAAGGAGGACACTCCGTCCTCGGCGGCCGACCTGGCTGCCGGGCTACGCGAGATCGTCCGTCATGAGTGCGCCGGCTATGGGTTGAACGTCCCGCGGCTGTCGATCGAGCCGGGCCGCGCCCTGATCGGTCCGGCCGGGACGGCGCTGTACCGGGTCGGCACCGTGAAGCCGGTCGAGCTGGGCTCGGGCTTCAGTCGGCGCTACCTGTCGGTGGACGGCGGAATGAGCGACAACATCCGTCCGGCGCTCTACGCGGCCGAGTACTCCGCGGCGCTGGCCAATCGAGTCTCCGACGCCGAGCCGGTGATCTCCCGGGTGGTCGGCGTGCACTGCGAGGGCGGCGACATCCTGGTCCGCAACGAGTTCCTGCCCGGTGACACCGGGGTCGGGGATCTGCTCGCTGTGCCGGCCTCCGGCGCCTACAGCCGGGCCATGGCCAGCAACTACAATCACACGCCGAGGCCGCCGGTGGTTGCGGTGAACCACGGTCGGATCACCACCATCCTGCGCCGCGAGACGCTGGACGATCTGCTCGCGCTGGATGCCGGGCTGGAGAAGAGCGAGTCATGA
- a CDS encoding homoserine dehydrogenase: MTRSESAPLKVALLGCGVVGSQVARQLIEQAEDLRARIGRPLELVGIAVRRLEIERPGIDRALLTDDAFALASRPDVDLVIELLGGIEPARSLILAAIAAGSSVITANKALLAEDGATIYSAAEDAGVDLYYEAAVAGAIPIVRPLRESLVGDEVTAVVGIVNGTTNFILDQMHTEGTDFSTALVQAQQLGLAEADPTADVEGFDAASKAAILASLAFHTRVRLSDVDREGITGVTAADIAAAKERGCVIKLLARCSLSADGSIALGVHPTMVAKAHPLASIPGAYNAIFIESRNAGQLMFMGPGAGGSPTASAVLGDLVTAARNRVRGGLGPGESHYSERGITPAGEISSRYYVSMTVHDEPGVLAAVATSFAEHGVSLQAVRQESQGAEARLGVTTHLAKHHQVIEAIAELDRMPEVHAGISLMRVEGA, translated from the coding sequence ATGACGAGGTCGGAGTCGGCGCCACTGAAGGTGGCGTTGCTGGGTTGTGGAGTCGTCGGCTCCCAGGTGGCCCGCCAGCTGATCGAGCAGGCCGAGGACCTGCGAGCCCGAATTGGCCGTCCGCTGGAGCTGGTCGGGATCGCGGTGCGCCGCCTGGAGATCGAGCGGCCCGGGATCGATCGGGCGCTGCTGACCGATGACGCCTTCGCACTGGCCTCGCGCCCGGACGTCGATCTGGTGATCGAGCTTCTGGGCGGCATCGAACCGGCCCGCAGCCTGATCCTGGCCGCGATCGCCGCCGGTTCTTCGGTGATCACCGCCAACAAGGCCCTGCTGGCCGAAGACGGTGCGACCATCTACAGCGCGGCCGAGGACGCCGGCGTCGACCTCTACTACGAGGCCGCGGTGGCCGGCGCGATTCCGATCGTCCGTCCGTTGCGCGAGTCGCTGGTCGGTGACGAGGTCACCGCCGTGGTCGGCATCGTCAACGGCACCACGAACTTCATCCTCGATCAGATGCACACCGAGGGCACCGACTTCAGCACCGCTCTGGTGCAGGCTCAGCAGCTCGGCCTTGCCGAGGCCGATCCGACCGCGGACGTGGAGGGCTTCGACGCCGCGTCCAAGGCTGCGATCCTGGCCAGCCTGGCCTTCCACACCCGGGTGCGGCTCTCCGACGTCGATCGGGAGGGGATCACCGGGGTCACGGCGGCCGACATCGCTGCCGCCAAGGAGCGCGGCTGCGTGATCAAGCTGCTGGCCCGCTGCTCGCTGAGTGCGGACGGCTCGATTGCGCTCGGGGTGCACCCGACCATGGTGGCCAAGGCCCACCCGCTGGCCTCGATCCCGGGTGCCTACAACGCGATCTTCATCGAGTCGCGCAATGCCGGACAGCTGATGTTCATGGGACCGGGCGCCGGCGGTTCGCCAACCGCGTCCGCCGTGCTGGGTGACCTGGTCACCGCGGCCCGGAACCGGGTCCGCGGCGGACTCGGCCCGGGGGAGTCGCACTACTCCGAGCGCGGGATCACCCCGGCCGGGGAAATCAGCTCGCGCTACTACGTCTCGATGACCGTCCACGACGAACCCGGCGTGCTGGCGGCCGTGGCCACCAGCTTCGCCGAGCATGGGGTGTCGTTGCAGGCGGTCCGTCAGGAGAGTCAGGGCGCCGAGGCGCGTCTTGGGGTGACCACGCACCTGGCCAAGCACCACCAGGTGATCGAGGCCATCGCCGAACTGGACCGAATGCCGGAGGTCCACGCCGGCATCTCGTTGATGCGGGTGGAGGGCGCCTGA